GAATTCGCAGATCACTTCGGTGTCGAATTCTGCGAGCCAAAAATATTTTATCGACGGGCAGGCGGCCACGCGCGGTCTTTCCAACCTCGCAGTGCTGACGGCTGATATGAATACGTTCACGGCCCCCGAGAGCCGGGAATACGACCGGGTGGTTTCGGTCGAGATGTTCGAGCATATGCGAAACTGGGAAAGCCTGCTGAACCGCATTCACCCGTGGTTGCGAGAGGAAGGCAAACTATTTTTGCATGTCTTCTCGCACCCGGAATTTTTCTACCCCTACGAGACTGAAGGCGAAGATAACTGGATGGGTCGACATTTTTTTACCGGCGGTATGATGCCGACCCACGATCTTCTCGACCATCTCGAAATTCCGTTTGCGGTTGAGGCAACCCTGCCTCTTTCCGGGCTTCATTACGCGCAGACGGCGCTTCATTGGCACGAGAATCTGATCGCTCGAAGATCCCATATTACCGATGTTTTGACGACGACGTATGGGAGTTCGGAGGCGCACCGTTGGTTCAATCGATGGTCGCTTTTTTTCCTCGCCTGCCATGAACTCTTTGCGCACAACGCCGGCCGAAGCTGGCAACTCGCGCATCATCGACTCACAAAGTGAGAGAGCCCGTCGAGAGTATCTCGAGTTGCGGTAGGGGAGCGCCCCTCAAATAGAAACGCCCGCCGGCAAAAGCGGGCGGGCGTTTCGGCAGTTCGTCGGGGGCACAATTCAGCTTTTGTGGTTGCCCCAGGTGTTCCAGTGCGTCAGCTCGCCTGCCGGCAGGCGCTTGGCTTCCTTGAAATCGTCGCCGGT
This window of the Candidatus Binatia bacterium genome carries:
- a CDS encoding cyclopropane-fatty-acyl-phospholipid synthase yields the protein MITDIAERGWFPQPAVRWGIRRLVRQRESEEVLRLADGRLPVLRRWVEEMRASPVAIAADEANEQHYEVPAAFFQACLGAQLKYSSAFYPKGTETLDEAETAMLDLTATNAELADGQEVLELGCGWGSLSLYMAERYPNSQITSVSNSASQKYFIDGQAATRGLSNLAVLTADMNTFTAPESREYDRVVSVEMFEHMRNWESLLNRIHPWLREEGKLFLHVFSHPEFFYPYETEGEDNWMGRHFFTGGMMPTHDLLDHLEIPFAVEATLPLSGLHYAQTALHWHENLIARRSHITDVLTTTYGSSEAHRWFNRWSLFFLACHELFAHNAGRSWQLAHHRLTK